The DNA window cccactCCACCCTGTACCCCACTCTGCTTACGTCCAGGAAGCCAGAGAGCTCGGTCTGCAGCAGCTCTTTTAGCTCCTTCTTGCTCAGCTTGTACTTGTCTCCCTCCTTGCCCGAGTGGGCGTGGAACACGTTGATGAGAGTCTCCATCGCCGTCTCCAGCTCTGAGCCCATTGTGCAGCtcacctacccacccccaccacggAAGGAAGTTAGGGACCATGCTTCAGGCTATCTGGAGTCAGGGTGAGGGGAGCCCTCAGCCTAGCCCTGGTCCCACACCTGAAATAGCCACGAGATCAGAGCCACATCACAGTTTTATCTTTCACTGAGATTTTATGACATGGCAACCTAACAGACCTGAACCTAGACTTGCTCTCTGTGTCCCTCAGTCCATATCCCAGCCAGAGGAAGTCAGTGTTTGGGGCACGAAGACAGAGCAGCCGTGGCTGGCTCTAGAGGCCTGCGGTGGACTCTGGTGGTTCCTGGCTGCCTGGGCAGACACCGAGAAgggtggggcaggcaggcagCGATGGTCACAGGACCCTGCCAAGCTGCCTCTGGCTCTATTTTTACCCTGCTATGCCTGAAGCTCTGCTGTTGAGGGTGGTGGGCTGCACCCCCCTCTATGGCCTTGACTGCTGCCTACCCCTAACAAGGAGTCCGTCTGGTGCCCTCAGTCAGCCTGACGGGAGAGAGTGGTGGCCCGCGTGGCTGGCCCAAGGCTTCATGGGGAGGGGGGATCTCACTGCCTCTGAGTTTCCTATCAGCAGACTGGGACCTCTTTCGGTCCTTCGACTCTGCTCTCTCCTGAACATGTCACTTCAGCTTCCCTGGGGTGCATCTCCATGACCTCTAGTttggtttctcttccttctctacaGAATCAGGCCTCCCATCGGGTgatggtgggaagggagaaggaatgTGGACACGGTTCCCCAGAGCCAGGGCtcccagggaggggggaggagaccTCCGGGGCTTCATCCCTGCTCCTGCCTACTTACTCCCACCCCTAGGCCCAGCCTGGATGAGGTGAGGACAGTGACAGCTGGCAGAATAGGGCTGGTAAATGTTGGGGGCTGGGAGTAAACAGCTGAGTGCATCCTCTGAATTCaaggggctggagagaaggaagaaaaaaatggaggggtTTGTCGAGGAGAGGGGGCCAACTCAGGAGGCCTCTTTCTTTTGGCCTTAGGATGGTCAGCCCCTCCACAGCCTCAGGGGGCAGCTCAGGTGTCTCAGATCAGGTGTCCTTGTCCTTCCTCAGGCCTAAGGGGCTGAACAATGGGCCCTGATCGAATGACATTCCAGCTTTACAATGGGAACCTTGTGAGTGTCACCTGAACTCTGGGCATGAGAAGCAGTTGTCACAGAGACATGGGGGAGATGGAACCCAAGCTGGGGCTGATGGAGGGGATAAGGGGCGCGTGTGTGGGAGGgctcttggtggctcagttattgGCCCATCCAGGAGGGGCACTTAGAGGTTGCCTGGAGCCCTTGAGGAGCCAGGGATGTTACGCAGGGGCCATTTGGAGAGGACTTTGGCAGGGAGTGGGCAGATGGGAAGACAAAGGGAAAGActtgaaggaaagagaagtctGGAAGTCTGGgccaaggaaggaggaggagacagagggggtCATGTGAAAGGAGAGCTGGGAATGGGTAGAGTACCCTAATGCCCTCTCCTCCTGATACGTCACGGCCCATGCTCTCCCACCCCGCGGCTTCTCTGGGACCCGGGCTCTTGGTAAGGCTGCgtgccggtgggggtgggggcagaaacaGCAGTCCCATTTGCTTTCTGAGCCTCCTGGAAGCAAAGTGGGAGCTGGGTCCCCTCCGCAGGTCCTGGGAGATCCAGGGAACCTTGGGAAAGCACTCTGAGGGCGCTAGTAGGAGAACTTGATCTCCTGGaagcttcctccttccctgagGACCACCACAGACCTCCCTCTGAACTTGACTGGCTTCCCTGTGCTACTGTCCAAACCCTGTCTCCCCCAAATCCCAAACTGCTGTCGCGGGAGCCACTCCCACACGCTCAGTGCACCCCAATGCTGTTGCCCCTACAATGCTGTTGCCCCAATACTGTTGCTGTTCAGGAGCTCTGCTGAAGTCCCCTTTCCCCCCAAGCTGGCCACAGCAGGGACCCAGTGCAGAGGGAGCAGATACTCACTGTCAGCCTTGACCTGAGGTGGGAGCAGGTTCTGGACAGACAGACCAGTCTGCAAATGTGGCTACCAGAGCTGTGTGGGGAGACCTGTGTTCGGTCCCTCCCCCgcggcccccctccccgccagctcCACCCCTTCACAGACAGACACCCCGCTGGGGCGAGGGGCCAGGAGTGGACAGAGGCGCCCTCTGTCTCCAGGGCTGGAACAGGCCGCCCTGTGTCCTCTTTTCCAGCCTCGGGCACCTCCCCCGGCTCCTGGGCCCCAGGGAGGTGGGAAAGGTCCTGGGAGGGTCACGGAGAGAGGCCTCTCACCACCACTGCGTGCAGCACGGGCAGCACAGGGGAGGATCCCGCCGAGGGGGTCTCAGCGAGGGGCCCTAACCCTCCGTGAATCATTTAATCCTGGGACTTTTAGTCTGACTCCCCGCTGACAGATGTCAGTCCGGGGCCTCCTGCACGGAGGTCTCGGCCGGACCCCCGCCCCACTCCGCCCCGCCTCCGTGGGAGCCTCTTGGGGGTCTGGGGCTGCAGGGTCCTGTTCAGGATCCTCCCCTCCGGAGGGGCTCTCTGTGGGGTCTCTCAGCTCCAGAGTGGacgtggtggggggtggaggtgggacgGCAGGGGTCCCGGGGCGCGCGCGTAGGCCGGGTGGGCTGGGGGACCCCGGGACCCCGCCCgagtgcagggggtgggggtgggggcggcggcgggaggcgggaggcgggccTGGGCGGTCTCCTCCCTCCGGGATCCGGGCAGAAACGGACACCtccgggctgggctggggcgCTGCCGCCTCTCCCCCGCCGCGGTGAGTCCCGCATCCCCACCCTGGGGGGTCGGGCGCCTCTCTGTCGTGGGGCTCGCGGGCCCGTCCCCGAGCCAGCTCGGACCGGGGTGCGGGAGGGTTTGGGGGCGCCCGGCCGCCGTCCTCGCTAGGGGGAGCGGCGGGCTCGGCCCTGCGCCGCCTGCCCCTGCCCGGCGGGGTCCCCGCGGCCCGACCGCAGGCCTGACCCCGGCCACCCCGCCCGCGACACAGCCCGGGGCGTGTGGGCGGGCCGGGTCCCTGTACAAACAAGCTTTGGAGACAGCCGGCCTCATGACCCCTGGGGGCCGGCTGAACCTCCGAGACAGGGCCCTAGGGACCAAAGTGCCTCCTCTCAGAGGAGTCTGGAGACTTTGAGAGCAGCACGGAGGGGGCTCTAGGACACAGACACTTGGAAAGGACCACCCAGCTCAGACCTGGAGAGGATGGGGTTTCTGGAAGCACAcacctcttcctctgcctgcacGGAGCTGTTTCCtgggcccctgccccaggccccatccttgtcccctcccacctgcccggGAAGGTTCCCTGTGGGCTGGGACAGGCTGGCCTAATCtgactctccctttctctcttccctgtcctCCAGGGTCCCGATGGCAGCCGAGCCGCTGACTGAGCTGGAGGCGGCCATCGAGACAGTGGTCACCACCTTCTTCACCTTTGCAGGGCAGGAGGGCCGCAAGGGCAGCCTCAGCATCAATGAGTTTAAGGAACTGGTCACTCAGCAGCTGCCTCACTTGCTCAAGGTAGGTGGGGGTCTCTGGGCCTGAGACTTTGGGGGACAGTGGCTGCCAGACGCCGGGTATATGAGGCAGGGTGATATTCTGGGCCTGATCGTGTGACCCCAGGTATTTGGTGGACAAGGGTGTGGGTGACTACATGTGTAAAggattctggtgtgtgtgtgtgtgtgtgtgtgtgtgtgtgtgtgtgtgtgtgtgtgtaactaggTAACACTGTGTCAGTGTGAGTGCAAGTGTGTCATTGGGCTTTGTGTTCCCATCAGACAATGCTGTTGGGTTCTCGAGTATGCTCTCTGCCTTTCTGGTCTCATTTCCCCAACACAGGGGTGGACCCAGAGGTGGCTTCCAGGAGAGTTACAGACCATCAGAGCTGGAAGGAGGCCAAGACAAAACAGTCCAAACTCCTCACTTCACGTATTTGGAAATTGAGGCTCAGCTGTATGTAGAAAGGGGTGTGTGAACAATAAAAACACAGTCAAATTCATGCAGAGGTAGATCTCAGAGTAGGAGAGACCTGTAAGTAATCCATGATTGCTTCTCCCCCCCTCTGGGAATCCCCTCAATAATGTGCCTGGTAAGGTCATTCCTTCTCTCCTACTCACTGGACAGAGTAGGGATTTAAATTTCATCCACTCTGAGTTGCCTCATCATCCCAGTCTGTTAACAGTTTCTGTTTCATCCCTGCTGAGAATTCACAGGCACGTAGGAGGGTGTGACtatggataaaaaagcaaaatcacaagCAAGTTTTGGAGACTCAGTCCATCATCTGCAAAATCCCCTACATTCTTAGACTTCTCggctccttccctttctcttctctcaggaaATGAGACATCACTCAAGGTGCAGTGTTCCCCAGAGCCCTGTCTAATACTGACTGGTTTTTCCTCCAAACCCAACTCCCCTTGGGCCTGGAAATGCAGGAAGTGACCCCTTTGCTTTTGGTGACTGCTTCCagatctcagtttcttcctcttcctaAGACGTGCAGCTTCTGGGAAGCTCCTGGGCCACCTGCCCCGCTCCTTCCTGAATCCCTTATAACTCTGCATCTCCTGCCTTGATGTTTTTCTTCCCATCGCTGCTTTTGCAGTGTGCACACAGACCATTCAGGCAACACCTGGGCCTTTCAGGGACTTCAACCCCTCGCTTCCAAAGACTCCGTCCTGCTTCTGAGCAGCCCTCTCTGTTGTTGCTTCGGATCTTGTCATTACCAGAATAATGCCCCACCTCCCAAATCTCGGTCTCCTTTCTCAGAGCATCACCTCCTGCTGTTCCAGTTCTGTTCCTCCACTCCAGTCCTTCCTGGACTCTACCAGGACCTTCAGTCTTCGGACCTTGTCACCTGTCCTTCCACATGTCCCTCATGTCCGCAGTCCTTCCTCACTCAGCTGGGCTGTAAGGCTTAGCATGGAAATCAGTCCCCCGGTCACGGCCCACCCTTGATTCTGTTCCTCTCTGTCCTGGTTTTTTGGCAGAATCCCAACCCAGGTTAAGTCCAGCATTTCATGTTCATTAGCTTGATGGTCAAATCTACCATTCTTTCTCAGatccaaaataaagcaaaatttccactctcagaggaaaagaaaaaaatcaatcagtcCACCAGTCTACCTGCCATTCTGTGTCTGCACTTTTGTGTAGCTGCATCTGGCTGGATGAAAAGATGTTGCCATGTTACTTGTCAGACTCTGTCATTTTTactaacattatttaaaaaattaaaaaaatttaatgtttatttttgagagagacagagacagagacagagcacgagcgggtcaggggcagagagagagcgagacacagaatcagaatcaggctccaggctccaagccagcacagagcctggcgtggggctcgaactctccaacagcgagattgtgacctgagccaaaatcagatgctcaaccgattgagccacccaggtgcccctattaatattattttttaaattgaaggatagttgacacacaatgttgaCTTGTCTGTCTTTAAATCTGTGACCGCAAACTCCAAGGGAACTCTTGGCACAGCCTGCCAATTCTGCTACATTTCCCCAGTTGGTTCATTGACCAGCTCTTTCAGATGGTAATTTCACaacttttcctccctcctcaaaCTCCAGTCCCTCTTTCCACAGTCTCCCTCTCACTGAGAAATGTTCTCAGACAAATAACAGCCATCAGGAAACTTCTTTGTACTGCCTCCCAAGTCTACCAAAGGTCAGCATGtaccctgccttccttcctgctccctgaagcatctgtctctgcccctggggCCAAGCCCTCCTATGCTGCCGGACTCCATTCCTCCTCACCAGCTAAAATCTCTACTTTTTCGGTTCCTCCTCTCTCTCGCATCATCAATTCTCCCTCTCTACCAGATTGTTCTGATCAGTTTTCCAATATATTGTAATatctcccatcttaaaaaaagaaaaaacaccctTTCTTGACTCTGTAACCCTCTCCAGCTATGCCTTTCATCTCTGCAAAAATCAAAAGCAGCAAGGGTTATTTATACTCTGGGCTCTCCTGGCCCCAAATGCTCATTCCTCAGGCATTTGCCAGGCTTATTCTTCGCCGAACCCAGATTTCTGCTCAAATGGCAAATCCCCATCATGGCctcccctcacttctgagggcaaAGACCACCTCCCTTGTGCTTTATTCCTTtaccctcttttattttcttccagaatacACCTATCACAACCTGACTTCCATCACATACTTACATTTACCAAGGGTGTGCGTCCCATGAAGGAAAGGAATCTGCTCACTGTTTTATCTCCAGCACTTAGAGCAGTGTCTGACTTCTGGTAGGTGCTCGGCAAAATATCGAGTGAGTGAAATTgtaaaaaagtaagaatttttgttgagtgagtaaatgaataaataacatctTACCTACCGTTCtacaaatgcctttttaaaatgtaacagtgcggggcgcctgggtggctccgtcggttgagcttcggacttcagctcaggtcatgatctcgccgtctgtgagttcgagccctgctttggctctgtgctgacagctcagagcctggagcctgccttggattctgtgtctccctctctctctgaccctcccccattcgtgctctgtctctctctgtctcaaaaataagtaaacattaaaaaaattaaaaataaataaataaaacataacagtGCATAAAGGATATTTCCCATTTGAAGAAAATGATGCACTGTATGTAATGGTATGTAGACTAACACAAATTTATGTGGCGAattttctgttgatggacatttcttgtgtccattttttcccttttgcaaaCATCCTTGTTTATATATCTTTACGTACTTGAGGGAAAATATCTATAGGGTAAATGTCTGCCAGTAGAAATATTAGGTCAAAAggcatgtttgtttttcttttttatagatagTTCCAGTTTGCCTCCCAGCAAGGTTGTCATCAGGCTTCAAGGCCACCAGTGCATGCGAATGCCTGTTTACTCACGTCCTTGCCTAAATTGGGTCTTAtcagacttttaatttttgctaatctGTGAAAATGATATCTTGTTctgatttatacttttaaaattctgagtgagatggaatattaaaaaatatttttgacagatATGCATAATCCTTATTCTGTGAActgcttgtttatttctttcattaaagagattttcttttttctaaattgtatatgtttatttagtttttagagagagatagagtacaaacaggggaggtgcagagggggagggagacagaggatccaaagcggggtttgtgctgacagcagagagcccgacgcggggctcgaactcataaaccgcaagatcatgacctgagctgaagtcagacattcaaccgactgatccacccaggcacccctctaatagttttttaaaaaggggaaagaaatagaGAGTAGTGAATGAGATCATAAGCTTTAAGTCAGACAATCTAGGTTCAAATGCAGATTCTATCTTGTCATCTTtggttatttaatctttctgagccttaatttatttttcttaattaaaaattttattttaatgtttatttatttttgagagagagagagagacagacagacagagcatcagcaggggaggggcagagagagagagagggaaacacagaatcaagagcaggctcctggctctgcactgttagcacagagccagacatagggctcgaacccacaaactgtgagatcatgacccgagccgaagtcgacacttaactgactgagccagtcagatgccccaTGAGCCTTAacttcttatctgtgaaatggactcATCATAATACCTTCCTCACTGCATTGGTCTTGCATTTATTCggtcaatatttattgagcacctattatgtccTGTCCTGATGCTGTCGTAGGCTTTGGGTTACAATGGTGAACAAGATGGACAAGGTCCCTTTCATTTTAGCAgatcatgaagattaaatggagTAAGGCATTGTGCTTGCTTCGGCAcaacatatactaaaattggaacaatacagagaagattagcacggcccctgtgcaaggataaTAGGCAAATTtgtgaagcattccatatttaaaaaataaaaataaaaaaaataaatggaataaggCATGTAAAGCGTTTAGCATAAGGCTTGGAACAGTCGGCACTATTAAGTGCTTACAACTGTTGAAATGTCAGCTGTCATCActcttttggtttttccttttataattagcAATTATATAATTGCTAATATAGTAAGAggtgaattttccttttctttcctagtACTTatacctttcatttctttctcttgattAATTGTATGTTTGTTCCCCTCCCAATATAATGTTACACTGGGCATCTTGCCTTCCACTGGTAATGCTTGTAAGTATTTTACGATAAAGCATGaatgtggctttttaaaaggTCTTTCTTAGCTTTTCTACGAATGAGCTTTAGCTTCGTGCCTTCTGTAGATTTGGTAAGACTTCTCTGCCTTCATTCACACATTGATTAAAATATtgagtgttgggctctgcccgTGGCGCCCTTCTCTAGTTTGACATTGATCCATTGTTCAACAGCTTATGTTTTGGTTGTGATCGTTCATCTAGCAACAGACCCTTTGATCATGGGTTCAGTTTACAGTATCCTTTGATGTCACAGGCCTGTCATGAGAGGCTTTGTCAAAGACCCTGCAGAAAACCAGATACCCCAT is part of the Felis catus isolate Fca126 chromosome F1, F.catus_Fca126_mat1.0, whole genome shotgun sequence genome and encodes:
- the S100A1 gene encoding protein S100-A1 yields the protein MGSELETAMETLINVFHAHSGKEGDKYKLSKKELKELLQTELSGFLDAQKDADAVDKVMKELDENGDGEVDFQEYVVLVAALTVACNNFFWENS
- the S100A13 gene encoding protein S100-A13 — protein: MAAEPLTELEAAIETVVTTFFTFAGQEGRKGSLSINEFKELVTQQLPHLLKDVDSLDEKMESLDVNQDSELKFHEYWRLIGELAKEIRKEKALEIRKK